A genomic segment from uncultured Marinifilum sp. encodes:
- the wecC gene encoding UDP-N-acetyl-D-mannosamine dehydrogenase: protein MKHFEVVTTIGLGYIGLPTASLIAKSGIRVYGVDINPKVVEAVNQGKIIIVEPDLEELVRQVVENNYLSAHTEPMEADVYTIAVPTPFKGNHEPDISYVIKAANSVIPLLKEGDLFIIESTSPVGTTEKVQNLIYSVRPDLENKIYIAYCPERVLPGNIIYELENNDRVIGGINEESTEMACEFFRQFVIGELHKTDSRTAEMCKLVENSSRDVQIAFANELSIICEKAGINVWKLIELANRHPRVNILNPGCGVGGHCIAVDPYFIVSEYPLESRIIGKAREINNYKTFWCVEKIRNARLEFKITHAYDPKIAIMGMAFKPNIDDLRESPAQYIAKKVIDEGYNEVMVVEPNISNHEEYTLTNFKLAFGEADIVIYLVAHDEFKLLPFTREKLILDFCGVTRYQDKVSEEVYVEAVKFNSIRNKIL from the coding sequence ATGAAGCATTTCGAAGTAGTTACCACAATTGGATTGGGGTATATTGGACTTCCTACGGCCTCACTTATTGCTAAAAGTGGGATTCGTGTGTATGGGGTAGATATAAATCCGAAAGTTGTCGAAGCCGTAAATCAGGGAAAAATAATTATTGTAGAGCCTGATTTAGAAGAGCTTGTAAGGCAAGTTGTTGAAAATAATTATTTATCCGCCCATACAGAACCCATGGAAGCTGATGTTTATACAATAGCAGTTCCAACTCCTTTTAAAGGCAATCATGAGCCTGATATTTCTTACGTGATTAAGGCTGCTAATTCTGTAATTCCTTTATTAAAAGAGGGCGATTTATTTATTATTGAATCGACATCTCCGGTTGGAACCACCGAAAAGGTGCAGAATTTAATTTATTCTGTGCGTCCCGATTTAGAGAATAAAATATACATCGCATATTGTCCGGAACGCGTTTTACCTGGGAATATTATTTACGAACTAGAAAATAATGATAGAGTAATTGGCGGAATTAATGAAGAATCGACCGAAATGGCCTGCGAATTTTTTAGGCAATTTGTAATTGGTGAATTGCATAAAACCGATTCACGTACTGCAGAAATGTGCAAATTGGTAGAGAATTCCTCCAGAGATGTGCAAATTGCTTTTGCCAACGAACTTTCTATTATTTGCGAAAAGGCCGGTATTAATGTTTGGAAACTTATAGAATTAGCGAACCGACATCCAAGGGTTAATATTCTAAATCCTGGTTGTGGAGTAGGAGGACATTGTATTGCGGTAGATCCTTACTTTATTGTTTCGGAATATCCGCTGGAAAGCAGAATTATTGGTAAAGCTCGTGAAATTAATAATTACAAGACTTTTTGGTGTGTAGAAAAAATTAGAAATGCCCGATTAGAATTTAAAATTACCCATGCTTACGATCCAAAAATTGCAATAATGGGGATGGCTTTTAAGCCTAATATTGATGATTTAAGAGAGTCTCCAGCGCAGTACATTGCCAAAAAAGTGATAGATGAAGGATACAATGAAGTAATGGTGGTTGAGCCTAATATTAGCAATCATGAAGAATATACATTAACCAATTTTAAATTGGCATTTGGAGAAGCTGATATTGTAATTTATCTGGTGGCTCACGATGAGTTTAAACTCTTACCCTTTACCAGAGAAAAATTAATTCTCGATTTTTGTGGGGTTACCCGATATCAGGATAAGGTCTCAGAAGAAGTTTATGTTGAGGCTGTAAAGTTTAACTCAATAAGAAATAAAATTCTCTAA
- a CDS encoding DegT/DnrJ/EryC1/StrS family aminotransferase translates to MEKSKILVTRPQLPPLNEFIPLLADIWESRWLTNNGKYHQEFEKALAHYLGVPYVCLFANGTLALMAALQCLRIKGEVITTPYSFVATTHSLKWNDIKPVFVDIEPDYCNLDPAKIEAAISPQTTAILPVHVYGNPCAVDQIQNLADIYGLKVIYDAAHAFGVRKNGSSIFNYGDLSIVSFHATKVFNTVEGGAIICHDIKTKKRIDYLKNFGIANETTVIGPGINAKMNELQAAYGLLQLKYFDTVIDARKYITDKYKKGLQSIAGIRFLDVANDVDYNYAYFPVFIDELQFGQSRDAVFEELKKHDIFARRYFYPLISEFPTYRSLPSAKGLNVAHEMSRQIICLPLYPDLPDEIVDLIISIIENMSEVSAAKISVNVLSDLNRNHDLHKK, encoded by the coding sequence ATGGAAAAAAGTAAAATCCTAGTAACCAGACCTCAATTGCCTCCTTTAAATGAGTTTATTCCCCTTTTAGCTGATATTTGGGAAAGTAGATGGTTGACAAATAATGGCAAATATCATCAGGAATTTGAGAAAGCATTGGCACATTATTTAGGTGTTCCCTATGTTTGTTTATTTGCAAACGGAACATTGGCTTTAATGGCTGCCTTACAATGTTTACGAATAAAAGGTGAGGTAATTACTACCCCCTATAGTTTTGTAGCTACTACTCATTCGCTCAAATGGAATGATATAAAACCAGTTTTTGTAGACATAGAACCAGATTACTGTAATTTAGATCCTGCAAAAATTGAAGCAGCAATAAGTCCGCAAACAACAGCAATTTTACCTGTACATGTTTATGGTAATCCTTGTGCTGTTGATCAGATTCAGAATCTTGCTGATATATACGGATTAAAAGTAATTTATGATGCAGCTCATGCTTTTGGGGTTCGTAAAAATGGTTCAAGCATATTTAATTATGGCGACTTATCAATTGTTAGTTTTCATGCTACTAAAGTTTTTAATACAGTTGAAGGAGGAGCAATAATTTGCCATGATATAAAAACAAAAAAAAGAATCGACTATCTTAAAAATTTTGGTATTGCGAATGAAACAACTGTAATAGGGCCAGGAATTAATGCTAAAATGAACGAATTGCAAGCTGCCTATGGATTATTACAATTGAAATATTTTGATACCGTAATTGATGCTCGCAAATACATTACCGATAAATATAAGAAAGGTTTGCAAAGTATTGCTGGCATACGTTTTTTGGATGTTGCCAATGATGTAGATTATAATTATGCTTATTTCCCTGTTTTTATTGATGAATTACAGTTCGGACAAAGCCGAGATGCTGTGTTCGAAGAGCTTAAAAAACATGATATTTTTGCGCGCAGGTATTTTTATCCACTAATTAGCGAATTTCCAACCTACCGAAGCTTACCATCTGCAAAAGGATTAAATGTAGCACATGAAATGTCGAGACAAATTATCTGCTTGCCACTTTATCCGGACCTACCCGATGAGATTGTTGATTTAATAATTTCTATAATAGAGAATATGTCGGAAGTGTCTGCAGCCAAAATATCGGTTAATGTTTTAAGTGATTTAAACAGGAATCATGATCTTCATAAAAAGTAA
- the wecB gene encoding UDP-N-acetylglucosamine 2-epimerase (non-hydrolyzing) produces the protein MDASNKYRVLLVFGTRPEAIKMAPLVKEFQKYTEEFETVVCVTGQHREMLDQVLNLFEIVPDYDLQIMKSGQDLYDISGKVLLGMRDVLKEVKPDLVLVHGDTTSSSITALAAYYQQISVAHVEAGLRTFNLYSPWPEEANRQITGRLAQWHFAPTIMAQKNLLDEGISKNRIIVTGNTVIDALQLTLTKIHRSSRVVMNIVNALQAKGIPTGLVAEWVYRTRKMVLITGHRRENFGRGFMNICESVKFLANKYPDVDFVYPVHLNPNVQKPVYDILGDDLANGTEKSKNIYLIDPVDYLPFVYLMNLSHIILTDSGGIQEEAPFLGKPVLVMRDTTERPEALNAGTVKLVGTDSQKIIESVEFLFAEELTYRKMAQAINPYGDGKACIRIVQEIKKSLEVKERGVA, from the coding sequence ATGGATGCTAGTAATAAATATCGTGTATTATTGGTATTTGGAACCCGACCTGAAGCTATAAAAATGGCTCCTTTGGTAAAAGAGTTTCAAAAATATACCGAAGAATTTGAAACGGTTGTTTGTGTAACCGGCCAACATCGCGAAATGTTAGATCAGGTATTAAACTTATTTGAAATAGTTCCCGATTACGATTTGCAAATTATGAAATCGGGACAGGATTTATATGATATTTCGGGAAAAGTTTTATTAGGAATGAGAGATGTTTTAAAAGAAGTAAAACCCGATTTAGTGCTTGTGCACGGCGATACAACGAGCTCTTCAATTACTGCTTTGGCTGCATATTACCAGCAAATTTCTGTTGCTCATGTCGAAGCAGGATTGCGAACTTTTAATCTGTATTCACCGTGGCCCGAAGAAGCTAATCGGCAGATTACAGGACGTTTGGCACAATGGCATTTTGCTCCTACCATAATGGCTCAAAAAAATTTATTAGATGAGGGAATCAGTAAAAACAGAATTATTGTAACAGGAAATACTGTAATTGATGCTCTTCAGTTAACATTAACAAAAATTCATCGATCGTCGCGCGTGGTAATGAATATTGTAAATGCTTTGCAAGCTAAAGGAATACCAACAGGTTTGGTTGCCGAATGGGTATATCGTACCAGAAAAATGGTGTTGATAACAGGGCATAGAAGAGAAAATTTTGGGCGAGGATTTATGAATATATGTGAGTCTGTTAAGTTTCTGGCTAATAAATATCCTGATGTTGATTTTGTATATCCAGTTCATTTAAATCCGAACGTTCAAAAGCCTGTTTACGATATTCTAGGAGATGATTTAGCAAATGGCACAGAGAAGAGTAAAAATATTTACTTAATCGATCCTGTTGATTATTTGCCTTTTGTGTATCTAATGAATTTGTCTCATATCATATTAACCGATTCGGGAGGAATTCAAGAGGAAGCTCCTTTTTTAGGAAAGCCAGTTTTGGTAATGAGAGATACCACAGAGCGTCCCGAAGCCTTAAACGCAGGAACAGTAAAGTTAGTAGGCACCGATTCTCAAAAAATTATTGAATCGGTAGAATTTCTTTTTGCCGAAGAACTTACTTACCGAAAAATGGCTCAGGCTATTAATCCTTACGGAGATGGTAAGGCATGCATTCGAATTGTTCAGGAAATTAAAAAATCATTAGAAGTTAAAGAGCGAGGAGTTGCCTAG
- a CDS encoding MOP flippase family protein, with translation MSDLKSQTIKGVFWSFIEKFGSQFILLISQIVLARLLEPEDFGLLGMIAIFIAISQAFIDSGFDNALIQKKNPTQVDFSTVFFFNISIAAVLYLILFLAAPLIADFFRSPQLLNLTRVVCLILIINSFGLIQFVKFKIDMDFRTIAQVVVIANLFSAIIGISMALMNFGVWALVGQILSMYFFRTLLFWFKSTWKPSFVFSIQSFKGLFNFGSKLLLSGLINQTFENIYLLVIGRMFSATALGFYDQARKFQQVPVATLAQVVGNVTFPAFSKIQDENERLRIGFSKLIKLLVFINFPLMIGLAVMADPLLIVILGAKWQPAVPYFQLLCVAGMIYTVHSSNLNILKVKGRSDLFLYLEIIKKGIVVLAIAVGLRWGIIGLILGQIFTSFVSFFINAFFTGKLISYTISDQLKDMSQAFLITILTAAVMSLGWLIQNQILTLLYQILSGIGTYFLLAFITKQEAISDGLLILKELMPKQRWKKVKS, from the coding sequence ATGTCCGATTTAAAAAGCCAAACCATAAAAGGTGTTTTTTGGAGTTTTATTGAAAAGTTTGGAAGTCAGTTTATTTTACTGATATCACAAATTGTTTTAGCAAGATTGCTTGAACCGGAAGATTTTGGTTTGTTGGGAATGATTGCCATATTTATAGCAATATCTCAGGCTTTTATTGATAGTGGTTTCGATAATGCTTTGATTCAAAAAAAGAATCCCACACAAGTTGATTTTTCCACCGTCTTTTTTTTTAATATCAGCATAGCTGCTGTTTTGTACCTTATTTTATTTTTAGCAGCTCCACTTATTGCTGATTTTTTTAGATCTCCGCAATTGTTAAATTTAACAAGAGTTGTTTGCTTAATATTAATAATTAATTCGTTTGGACTCATTCAATTTGTAAAGTTCAAAATTGATATGGACTTTAGAACCATAGCTCAGGTTGTGGTAATTGCAAATCTATTTTCGGCAATAATCGGAATCTCAATGGCACTCATGAATTTTGGTGTTTGGGCATTAGTCGGACAAATTTTGTCAATGTATTTTTTCAGAACTTTATTGTTTTGGTTTAAAAGTACCTGGAAACCTTCTTTTGTATTCTCTATTCAATCGTTTAAGGGGCTGTTTAATTTTGGTTCGAAGTTACTTTTATCTGGATTAATTAATCAAACATTCGAGAACATTTACTTATTGGTAATTGGCCGGATGTTTTCGGCTACAGCCCTTGGGTTTTATGATCAGGCAAGAAAGTTTCAGCAAGTTCCTGTTGCAACATTGGCGCAAGTAGTCGGGAATGTTACTTTTCCAGCTTTTTCGAAAATTCAGGACGAAAATGAGCGCCTTCGTATTGGCTTTAGCAAACTTATAAAACTATTGGTTTTTATAAATTTTCCTCTTATGATTGGATTGGCAGTAATGGCTGATCCCTTATTAATTGTAATTCTGGGTGCCAAATGGCAGCCTGCAGTTCCTTATTTTCAGTTGTTATGTGTTGCCGGAATGATTTATACGGTACACTCTTCTAATCTTAACATTTTAAAGGTAAAAGGTCGTTCTGATTTATTTCTTTATCTGGAAATAATTAAAAAAGGAATTGTAGTTCTTGCCATTGCTGTTGGATTACGATGGGGAATTATTGGCTTGATATTGGGGCAGATATTTACCTCATTTGTAAGCTTTTTTATAAATGCATTTTTTACCGGGAAATTAATTTCCTATACAATATCAGATCAATTAAAAGACATGAGTCAGGCATTCCTGATTACGATTCTTACAGCTGCTGTAATGAGTCTTGGTTGGTTAATTCAAAATCAAATTTTAACTCTCTTATATCAGATACTTAGCGGTATCGGTACGTATTTTCTACTAGCTTTTATTACAAAACAAGAAGCTATTAGCGATGGTTTATTAATTCTTAAAGAACTAATGCCAAAACAAAGATGGAAAAAAGTAAAATCCTAG